One segment of Hippopotamus amphibius kiboko isolate mHipAmp2 chromosome 4, mHipAmp2.hap2, whole genome shotgun sequence DNA contains the following:
- the GPX2 gene encoding glutathione peroxidase 2: protein MAYIAKSFYDLSAISLDGEKVDFNTFRGRAVLIENVASLUGTTTRDFTQLNELQCRFPRRLVVLGFPCNQFGHQENCQNEEILNSLKYVRPGGGFQPTFTLVQKCDVNGQNEHPVFAYLKDKLPYPYDDAFSLMTDPKFIIWSPVRRSDVSWNFEKFLIGPEGEPFRRYSRTFPTINIEPDIKRLLKVAI, encoded by the exons ATGGCTTACATTGCCAAGTCCTTCTACGACCTCAGTGCTATCAGCCTGGATGGGGAGAAGGTAGATTTTAATACATTCCGAGGCAGGGCAGTGCTGATTGAGAATGTGGCCTCGCTCTGAGGCACAACCACCCGGGACTTCACCCAACTCAACGAGCTGCAATGCCGCTTTCCCAGGCGCCTGGTGGTTCTTGGCTTCCCTTGCAACCAATTTGGACATCAG GAGAACTGTCAGAATGAGGAGATCCTGAACAGCCTCAAGTACGTGCGCCCTGGGGGTGGATTCCAGCCCACCTTCACCCTGGTCCAAAAGTGTGATGTGAACGGTCAGAACGAGCATCCTGTCTTCGCCTACCTGAAGGATAAGCTCCCCTACCCTTACGACGACGCGTTTTCCCTCATGACCGATCCCAAGTTCATCATTTGGAGCCCCGTGCGCCGCTCAGATGTGTCCTGGAACTTTGAGAAGTTCCTCATCGGGCCGGAGGGGGAGCCCTTCCGCCGCTACAGCCGCACCTTCCCAACCATCAACATCGAGCCAGACATCAAGCGCCTCCTCAAAGTTGCCATATAA